One window from the genome of Megalobrama amblycephala isolate DHTTF-2021 linkage group LG4, ASM1881202v1, whole genome shotgun sequence encodes:
- the LOC125267127 gene encoding probable global transcription activator SNF2L2 isoform X1: MKRLAARCNAGLLILSPPDWSQPGDHSQSQAIQNGVSEVMEEESNLKKRKSDQQGNQGSETGQEVVEKVKKRRGRPPAEKLPPNPPKLTKQMNTIVDMVINYKDTLGRQISKGFVQLPSRKEVPEYYELIRKPVDFRRIRERVRNHKYRCIADLEKDIMQMCHNAQTFNLEGSQIFEDSIVLKSVFESARQRIVELSEEDNDAVGSSEADGGHHFNLEAPVSESTNPKLVEKKEKKKSDPSNSSSKETVTNSDEDIGQECENNTRGLLN; this comes from the exons ATGAAGAGACTGGCTGCGCGCTGCAATGCTGGTTTGCTAATTCTCTCTCCTCCAGACTGGAGCCAGCCTGGAGACCACAGTCAG TCTCAGGCTATCCAAAACGGAGTGTCTGAGGTTATGGAGGAGGAAAGCAACTTGAAGAAACGAAAAAGCGATCAACAAGGCAACCAGGGCTCTGAGACTGGTCAGGAGGTGgtggaaaaagtaaaaaagcgACGGGGTCGCCCTCCTGCCGAGAAGCTGCCCCCCAACCCTCCCAAGCTCACAAAACAGATGAACACCATCGTAGACATGGTCATCAACTACAAGGACAC GTTGGGCCGACAGATCAGTAAAGGTTTCGTCCAGCTGCCTTCAAGAAAAGAGGTGCCAGAGTATTACGAGCTCATCCGCAAGCCAGTCGACTTCAGGAGGATCAGG GAGAGAGTGCGTAATCACAAATACAGGTGCATTGCGGACCTGGAAAAGGATATCATGCAGATGTGTCACAACGCTCAGACGTTTAATCTGGAAGGATCTCAG ATTTTTGAAGACTCCATTGTTTTGAAGTCTGTTTTTGAGAGTGCAAGACAGCGAATAGTGGAACTCAGCGAGGAAGACAATGATGCTGTCGGAAGCAGTGAAGCAGATGGTGGCCATCATTTTAATCTAGAGG CTCCTGTTTCAGAGTCAACAAATCCCAAACTGGTtgaaaaaaaggagaaaaaaaaaagcgatCCTAGTAATTCCAGCTCAAAGGAGACGGTCACAAACAGTGATGAAGACATTGGCCAAGAATGTGAGAATAACACAAGAGGACTATTGAATTAG
- the LOC125267127 gene encoding probable global transcription activator SNF2L2 isoform X4 yields MEEESNLKKRKSDQQGNQGSETGQEVVEKVKKRRGRPPAEKLPPNPPKLTKQMNTIVDMVINYKDTLGRQISKGFVQLPSRKEVPEYYELIRKPVDFRRIRERVRNHKYRCIADLEKDIMQMCHNAQTFNLEGSQIFEDSIVLKSVFESARQRIVELSEEDNDAVGSSEADGGHHFNLEAPVSESTNPKLVEKKEKKKSDPSNSSSKETVTNSDEDIGQECENNTRGLLN; encoded by the exons ATGGAGGAGGAAAGCAACTTGAAGAAACGAAAAAGCGATCAACAAGGCAACCAGGGCTCTGAGACTGGTCAGGAGGTGgtggaaaaagtaaaaaagcgACGGGGTCGCCCTCCTGCCGAGAAGCTGCCCCCCAACCCTCCCAAGCTCACAAAACAGATGAACACCATCGTAGACATGGTCATCAACTACAAGGACAC GTTGGGCCGACAGATCAGTAAAGGTTTCGTCCAGCTGCCTTCAAGAAAAGAGGTGCCAGAGTATTACGAGCTCATCCGCAAGCCAGTCGACTTCAGGAGGATCAGG GAGAGAGTGCGTAATCACAAATACAGGTGCATTGCGGACCTGGAAAAGGATATCATGCAGATGTGTCACAACGCTCAGACGTTTAATCTGGAAGGATCTCAG ATTTTTGAAGACTCCATTGTTTTGAAGTCTGTTTTTGAGAGTGCAAGACAGCGAATAGTGGAACTCAGCGAGGAAGACAATGATGCTGTCGGAAGCAGTGAAGCAGATGGTGGCCATCATTTTAATCTAGAGG CTCCTGTTTCAGAGTCAACAAATCCCAAACTGGTtgaaaaaaaggagaaaaaaaaaagcgatCCTAGTAATTCCAGCTCAAAGGAGACGGTCACAAACAGTGATGAAGACATTGGCCAAGAATGTGAGAATAACACAAGAGGACTATTGAATTAG
- the LOC125267127 gene encoding probable global transcription activator SNF2L2 isoform X2 → MSCPQSQAIQNGVSEVMEEESNLKKRKSDQQGNQGSETGQEVVEKVKKRRGRPPAEKLPPNPPKLTKQMNTIVDMVINYKDTLGRQISKGFVQLPSRKEVPEYYELIRKPVDFRRIRERVRNHKYRCIADLEKDIMQMCHNAQTFNLEGSQIFEDSIVLKSVFESARQRIVELSEEDNDAVGSSEADGGHHFNLEAPVSESTNPKLVEKKEKKKSDPSNSSSKETVTNSDEDIGQECENNTRGLLN, encoded by the exons ATGTCTTGTCCTCAGTCTCAGGCTATCCAAAACGGAGTGTCTGAGGTTATGGAGGAGGAAAGCAACTTGAAGAAACGAAAAAGCGATCAACAAGGCAACCAGGGCTCTGAGACTGGTCAGGAGGTGgtggaaaaagtaaaaaagcgACGGGGTCGCCCTCCTGCCGAGAAGCTGCCCCCCAACCCTCCCAAGCTCACAAAACAGATGAACACCATCGTAGACATGGTCATCAACTACAAGGACAC GTTGGGCCGACAGATCAGTAAAGGTTTCGTCCAGCTGCCTTCAAGAAAAGAGGTGCCAGAGTATTACGAGCTCATCCGCAAGCCAGTCGACTTCAGGAGGATCAGG GAGAGAGTGCGTAATCACAAATACAGGTGCATTGCGGACCTGGAAAAGGATATCATGCAGATGTGTCACAACGCTCAGACGTTTAATCTGGAAGGATCTCAG ATTTTTGAAGACTCCATTGTTTTGAAGTCTGTTTTTGAGAGTGCAAGACAGCGAATAGTGGAACTCAGCGAGGAAGACAATGATGCTGTCGGAAGCAGTGAAGCAGATGGTGGCCATCATTTTAATCTAGAGG CTCCTGTTTCAGAGTCAACAAATCCCAAACTGGTtgaaaaaaaggagaaaaaaaaaagcgatCCTAGTAATTCCAGCTCAAAGGAGACGGTCACAAACAGTGATGAAGACATTGGCCAAGAATGTGAGAATAACACAAGAGGACTATTGAATTAG
- the LOC125267127 gene encoding probable global transcription activator SNF2L2 isoform X3: MRSQAIQNGVSEVMEEESNLKKRKSDQQGNQGSETGQEVVEKVKKRRGRPPAEKLPPNPPKLTKQMNTIVDMVINYKDTLGRQISKGFVQLPSRKEVPEYYELIRKPVDFRRIRERVRNHKYRCIADLEKDIMQMCHNAQTFNLEGSQIFEDSIVLKSVFESARQRIVELSEEDNDAVGSSEADGGHHFNLEAPVSESTNPKLVEKKEKKKSDPSNSSSKETVTNSDEDIGQECENNTRGLLN; encoded by the exons atgagg TCTCAGGCTATCCAAAACGGAGTGTCTGAGGTTATGGAGGAGGAAAGCAACTTGAAGAAACGAAAAAGCGATCAACAAGGCAACCAGGGCTCTGAGACTGGTCAGGAGGTGgtggaaaaagtaaaaaagcgACGGGGTCGCCCTCCTGCCGAGAAGCTGCCCCCCAACCCTCCCAAGCTCACAAAACAGATGAACACCATCGTAGACATGGTCATCAACTACAAGGACAC GTTGGGCCGACAGATCAGTAAAGGTTTCGTCCAGCTGCCTTCAAGAAAAGAGGTGCCAGAGTATTACGAGCTCATCCGCAAGCCAGTCGACTTCAGGAGGATCAGG GAGAGAGTGCGTAATCACAAATACAGGTGCATTGCGGACCTGGAAAAGGATATCATGCAGATGTGTCACAACGCTCAGACGTTTAATCTGGAAGGATCTCAG ATTTTTGAAGACTCCATTGTTTTGAAGTCTGTTTTTGAGAGTGCAAGACAGCGAATAGTGGAACTCAGCGAGGAAGACAATGATGCTGTCGGAAGCAGTGAAGCAGATGGTGGCCATCATTTTAATCTAGAGG CTCCTGTTTCAGAGTCAACAAATCCCAAACTGGTtgaaaaaaaggagaaaaaaaaaagcgatCCTAGTAATTCCAGCTCAAAGGAGACGGTCACAAACAGTGATGAAGACATTGGCCAAGAATGTGAGAATAACACAAGAGGACTATTGAATTAG